From the Streptomyces nigrescens genome, one window contains:
- a CDS encoding cobalamin B12-binding domain-containing protein — protein sequence MSVARHDGAQAGSQGAAGRSGPIRVVVAKPGLDGHDRGAKVIARALRDAGMEVIYTGLHQTPEQIVDTAIQEDADAIGLSILSGAHNTLFAKVIALLEERDAADIKVFGGGIIPEADIAPLKAQGVAEIFTPGATTTSIVEWVNENVRSLAV from the coding sequence ATGAGTGTGGCTCGGCATGACGGAGCGCAAGCGGGGAGCCAGGGCGCGGCGGGCAGGTCGGGGCCGATCCGTGTGGTGGTGGCCAAGCCGGGCCTGGACGGGCACGACCGGGGCGCCAAGGTCATCGCGCGGGCGCTGCGCGACGCCGGTATGGAGGTGATCTACACCGGGCTGCACCAGACCCCGGAGCAGATCGTCGACACCGCGATCCAGGAGGACGCCGACGCGATCGGGCTGTCCATCCTCTCCGGGGCGCACAACACCCTCTTCGCGAAGGTCATCGCCCTGCTGGAGGAGCGGGACGCGGCGGACATCAAGGTCTTCGGCGGCGGCATCATCCCCGAGGCGGACATCGCCCCGCTCAAGGCACAGGGCGTCGCGGAGATCTTCACGCCGGGCGCCACGACCACCTCGATCGTGGAGTGGGTCAACGAGAACGTCCGCTCGCTGGCGGTCTGA
- a CDS encoding esterase/lipase family protein, which yields MQALPFLSAPLLIARLVATPLRCVRLLPTRASSLPLRSTVVDLAVLAGHLLLYPTGISQERPLPRPAPHPAAGPPEGFTTPEAPQPAPGAPTMLPTEGRAHPPVLLLHGFIDNRSVFLLLRRSLHRHGWRHVEALNYSPLTCDLRKAAELLSRHVEEVCARTGHRRVDLVGHSLGGLIARYYVQRLGGDTRVRTVITLGTPHAGTRIAPLMSAHPLVRQMRPDSEVIAELSRPAPNCRTQFVAFWSEEDQVMVPATTARISHPDLIAYNVHVAGVGHLALPVNGAVAAGIREALTSAETAEGAADAISVA from the coding sequence ATGCAGGCCCTGCCCTTTCTCTCCGCACCCCTTCTGATCGCGCGCCTCGTTGCCACGCCACTGCGGTGCGTGCGCCTGCTCCCCACCCGCGCCTCGTCGCTCCCCCTGCGCAGCACGGTCGTGGACCTGGCGGTCCTCGCCGGCCATCTCCTCCTCTATCCGACCGGCATCTCCCAGGAACGCCCCCTGCCACGGCCCGCACCCCACCCCGCGGCCGGGCCCCCGGAAGGGTTCACCACACCGGAGGCCCCGCAGCCCGCCCCCGGCGCGCCCACGATGCTGCCGACCGAGGGCCGGGCCCATCCGCCCGTCCTCCTGCTCCATGGCTTCATCGACAACCGCTCCGTCTTCCTGCTGCTGCGCCGCTCGCTGCACCGGCACGGCTGGCGCCATGTCGAGGCGCTCAACTACTCCCCGCTGACCTGCGATCTCCGTAAGGCGGCCGAGCTGCTCAGCCGCCATGTGGAGGAGGTCTGCGCCCGGACCGGCCATCGCCGGGTGGACCTCGTGGGCCACAGCCTCGGCGGACTCATCGCCCGCTATTACGTACAGCGGCTCGGCGGCGACACCCGCGTCCGTACGGTGATCACGCTCGGCACCCCGCACGCCGGCACCCGTATCGCGCCGCTGATGTCGGCGCACCCCCTCGTCCGCCAGATGCGCCCCGATTCCGAGGTGATAGCGGAGTTGTCGCGGCCGGCACCGAATTGCCGCACGCAATTCGTCGCTTTCTGGAGCGAGGAGGATCAGGTGATGGTTCCGGCCACAACAGCGAGAATCAGTCACCCTGATTTGATCGCGTACAACGTGCATGTCGCCGGTGTCGGACATCTCGCCCTGCCGGTCAATGGCGCCGTAGCAGCCGGAATACGGGAAGCACTGACCTCGGCGGAAACCGCGGAAGGAGCCGCGGACGCCATTTCGGTGGCCTGA